A stretch of the Coleofasciculus chthonoplastes PCC 7420 genome encodes the following:
- a CDS encoding class I SAM-dependent methyltransferase, with product MTSNVYRNKQKLFDRWAPNYDLLFTTIFYQAVHKRLLEYVELPENPNVLDLGCGTGRLLHRLATQFPTLQGTGLDLSSQMLHQARQRNQHRPRLIFKQGNAESLPFAEGQFDAVFNTISFLHYPQPQQVFSEVNRVLRQGGRFYLVDYIGRKKTVSLSIPLFSNNLRFYSREQREQFGTVAEMECLGHHFLLGPVMLTIYERIG from the coding sequence GTGACAAGCAACGTTTATCGCAATAAGCAAAAGCTCTTTGATCGGTGGGCACCGAACTACGACCTGCTGTTTACCACAATTTTCTACCAAGCGGTTCACAAACGGTTGTTGGAGTACGTCGAACTCCCGGAAAATCCGAATGTGCTTGATCTCGGTTGCGGTACGGGTCGATTATTGCATCGCCTTGCCACCCAGTTCCCCACTCTCCAGGGTACAGGACTTGATTTATCCTCCCAAATGCTGCATCAAGCCCGACAGCGCAACCAGCATCGACCGCGACTTATTTTCAAACAGGGAAATGCTGAGTCTTTACCCTTTGCTGAGGGTCAATTTGATGCGGTGTTTAATACCATTAGTTTTCTGCATTATCCTCAACCTCAACAGGTATTCTCCGAGGTGAATCGAGTTCTGCGACAGGGGGGACGTTTTTATCTGGTTGACTACATCGGGCGAAAAAAAACAGTGTCCCTTTCTATTCCCTTATTTTCTAATAACCTTCGCTTCTATAGTCGAGAGCAACGCGAACAATTTGGTACAGTAGCCGAGATGGAATGCTTGGGGCATCATTTTCTTTTAGGACCTGTGATGCTAACGATTTATGAACGTATTGGTTGA
- a CDS encoding geranylgeranyl reductase family protein yields MFDCIIVGAGSAGGTAAYHLAKRGRSVLILEKDSLPRYKPCSGGVSPSVQQWFDFDLAPAIALNVSRVRYTWQMDDPVEVSLKKQKPVWMVQRDVFDQFLVEQAKEQGAQLQDQTTVTGIEFKGDRWQVNTTNEPLAARYLIAADGANGPMAKWLGFKARPQRMAVTIEAPNPAPTSSDPTIHFDFGQVKNGYIWNFPKTDSYSVSVGTFKGNDKQDLQKIGTKYIQQLGVDPKLCQVYSHPMCLWDGNQKLHGQNALLVGDAACLADPFTAEGIRPSIFSGVKAAEAIDAALGGQTNALTQYTQVIQDEWGNEMVWAKRLAGAFYGFPKIGYKVGVKRPSATLIMLQILCGELKYSEVAGLAIKRLSGGFFSR; encoded by the coding sequence ATGTTTGACTGCATTATCGTTGGGGCAGGTTCTGCAGGGGGAACCGCCGCCTACCACCTCGCCAAGCGAGGGAGATCGGTACTGATTCTAGAAAAAGATTCTTTACCCCGATACAAGCCCTGTAGTGGTGGTGTGTCCCCAAGCGTGCAACAGTGGTTTGATTTTGATCTTGCACCTGCGATCGCACTCAATGTAAGCCGAGTTCGCTACACCTGGCAAATGGATGATCCGGTGGAGGTCAGTCTCAAAAAACAAAAACCCGTCTGGATGGTACAGCGAGATGTTTTTGACCAGTTTTTGGTCGAACAGGCAAAAGAGCAAGGCGCTCAACTGCAAGACCAAACCACTGTCACAGGTATTGAATTTAAAGGCGATCGCTGGCAGGTTAACACAACCAATGAACCCCTGGCAGCCCGTTACCTGATTGCGGCGGATGGTGCTAATGGTCCTATGGCAAAATGGTTAGGCTTTAAAGCTCGTCCCCAGCGGATGGCGGTGACGATAGAAGCCCCTAATCCCGCCCCAACCAGCAGTGATCCAACAATCCATTTTGACTTTGGGCAAGTGAAAAATGGCTACATCTGGAATTTTCCCAAAACCGATAGCTATTCGGTCAGTGTGGGGACGTTTAAGGGGAATGACAAGCAGGATTTACAAAAGATAGGAACCAAGTATATTCAGCAACTTGGGGTTGATCCGAAACTCTGTCAAGTTTACAGTCATCCCATGTGCCTTTGGGATGGGAACCAAAAGTTACACGGGCAAAACGCGCTATTAGTTGGGGATGCCGCTTGTTTGGCTGATCCGTTTACGGCTGAAGGTATTCGTCCCTCTATCTTTAGTGGTGTCAAAGCAGCAGAGGCAATTGATGCGGCTTTAGGCGGTCAAACCAACGCCCTAACCCAGTATACCCAGGTGATTCAGGATGAATGGGGTAACGAGATGGTTTGGGCGAAACGTTTAGCTGGAGCCTTCTATGGTTTTCCAAAAATCGGCTATAAGGTAGGCGTAAAGAGACCTTCAGCGACTCTGATTATGCTGCAAATTTTATGCGGGGAATTGAAGTATTCAGAGGTGGCAGGTTTGGCAATTAAACGTTTGAGTGGCGGATTCTTCTCACGGTAG
- a CDS encoding ABA4-like family protein: MTPSLLFTIANLFVLPFWLLMILLPNWGITRKVMESYLPFVPLAGLYIYFFANSLTPESAQALSNPQLADIARFFGDEIIAAAGWTHFLVLDLFVGRWIYWEGQRTGLWTIHSLVLCLFAGPIGLLSHILTVWITQKLSTGSETESTTASTPSS; the protein is encoded by the coding sequence ATGACACCGAGTCTACTCTTTACTATCGCGAATCTCTTCGTTTTACCCTTCTGGTTACTGATGATTCTGCTTCCTAACTGGGGGATTACCCGAAAAGTTATGGAATCCTATCTGCCGTTTGTCCCATTAGCGGGGTTGTACATCTACTTCTTTGCCAACAGCCTTACACCCGAATCTGCCCAAGCCTTATCCAATCCCCAGCTTGCTGATATTGCCCGCTTCTTTGGAGACGAAATCATCGCCGCCGCCGGATGGACTCACTTTTTAGTCTTGGATTTGTTTGTGGGACGGTGGATTTACTGGGAAGGGCAACGGACTGGGTTGTGGACTATTCATTCTCTGGTTCTCTGTTTATTTGCTGGACCCATTGGATTGTTGTCTCATATTTTGACAGTTTGGATTACCCAGAAATTATCGACGGGTTCGGAAACAGAATCGACGACTGCCTCAACGCCTAGTTCATAG
- a CDS encoding ExbD/TolR family protein: protein MHFRNKQKNSPIPEVNLIPLMDVMMSVLTFFIITSMSYTGQRLGDINLPGLPGTGTASGESNTRNTLVIGLNRQGEILVDNQVITVNQVSETIQSYLEQNQNATVVLKADRDLPYEDVQKLLKEMTIIGGDRVSLAIERR, encoded by the coding sequence ATGCACTTTAGAAATAAGCAAAAGAACTCACCAATCCCTGAAGTTAATCTGATTCCTTTAATGGATGTGATGATGTCAGTGCTAACATTTTTTATTATCACATCAATGAGCTATACAGGTCAGCGCTTAGGGGATATTAATTTGCCTGGTTTACCGGGTACTGGAACCGCTAGTGGTGAGTCAAATACTAGAAACACTCTGGTTATTGGCTTAAATCGCCAAGGCGAGATTTTAGTGGATAATCAAGTGATTACCGTTAACCAGGTGTCTGAAACAATCCAGTCATACCTAGAACAAAATCAAAATGCTACAGTTGTTTTAAAGGCAGACCGAGACTTACCTTATGAAGATGTACAAAAACTGTTAAAAGAAATGACAATAATTGGTGGCGATCGCGTCTCTCTTGCTATTGAACGTCGTTAA
- the frr gene encoding ribosome recycling factor — protein MKLADAESQMKKAVEATQRGFNTIRTGRANASLLDRVMVEYYGSPTPLKSLASINTPDATTITIQPYDKSTLTLIEKSISLSDIGLTPNNDGQVVRLNIPPLTSERRQEFVKMAGKLAEEGKVSIRNIRRDAVDSVRKQEKNSEISEDESRDLQDQIQQLTDKYTAKIDDLLVAKEKDITTV, from the coding sequence GTGAAGTTAGCTGACGCTGAAAGCCAAATGAAGAAAGCCGTTGAAGCAACGCAACGGGGTTTCAATACCATTCGTACCGGTCGGGCGAATGCCAGTCTGTTGGATCGAGTAATGGTGGAATACTATGGTAGTCCCACCCCCCTGAAGTCTCTGGCAAGCATTAATACGCCAGATGCTACCACGATTACGATTCAACCCTATGACAAGAGTACGCTGACTCTGATTGAAAAATCGATTTCTTTATCGGATATTGGCTTAACCCCCAATAATGACGGTCAAGTCGTGCGACTGAATATTCCTCCCTTAACGAGTGAACGCCGCCAAGAATTTGTGAAGATGGCGGGTAAGTTAGCTGAGGAAGGGAAAGTTTCTATCCGCAATATCCGCCGTGATGCTGTTGACTCAGTTCGTAAACAGGAGAAAAATAGCGAAATTTCTGAAGATGAGTCCCGTGATCTGCAAGACCAGATTCAGCAATTGACGGACAAGTACACAGCTAAAATTGATGACTTGTTAGTTGCTAAAGAGAAGGACATTACCACAGTTTAA
- the speB gene encoding agmatinase, whose amino-acid sequence MLVQTSAAVIPFLGSEIQASYKASRVVILPIPYEATTTYRKGTENGPDALLEASIQLEYYDDELEREICKDARIYTHGAIADTRGGQQISAQTMLTDTRDTVSGLIDDGKFVIAIGGEHSITTGLVDAYRQKSHEPFTVVQIDAHGDLRHEYEGSIYNHACVMRRIVDMGLPTLPVAIRSLCQEEADLIKQKSIPVIWARHIAQNPHWIEEAIATIPTERVFITIDLDGIDPASMPGVGTPEPGGLHWYALLTFLRRLFETHQVIGCDVMELAPVVDSVVSQFTAAKLVYKLIGYQTLAQRW is encoded by the coding sequence ATGTTGGTGCAAACGTCTGCTGCTGTTATCCCTTTCCTGGGATCGGAAATTCAGGCATCCTACAAAGCGTCACGAGTGGTTATTTTGCCGATTCCCTACGAGGCAACCACAACCTATCGTAAAGGCACAGAAAATGGACCCGATGCGCTCTTGGAGGCGTCAATCCAGCTCGAATACTACGATGATGAGTTGGAACGGGAGATTTGTAAAGACGCTAGGATTTATACACATGGTGCGATCGCAGATACCAGAGGCGGACAACAGATTTCTGCCCAAACCATGCTGACAGATACTCGCGACACCGTATCTGGGCTGATCGATGATGGTAAATTTGTGATTGCGATTGGGGGTGAACATAGCATTACCACGGGACTTGTAGACGCCTACCGTCAAAAGAGTCACGAACCCTTCACCGTAGTGCAAATAGACGCCCACGGAGATTTACGCCACGAATACGAAGGCTCAATTTATAACCACGCCTGTGTGATGCGTCGGATTGTGGATATGGGATTACCAACATTACCCGTCGCCATTCGCAGTCTTTGTCAAGAAGAAGCGGACTTAATTAAACAAAAATCTATCCCCGTAATTTGGGCGCGACACATTGCCCAAAATCCCCACTGGATAGAGGAAGCGATCGCGACTATCCCAACAGAGCGAGTATTTATTACCATTGACTTAGATGGCATTGATCCGGCTTCAATGCCAGGGGTTGGCACTCCCGAACCGGGTGGGCTGCATTGGTATGCACTCCTAACCTTTTTGCGACGATTGTTTGAAACCCATCAGGTCATCGGTTGCGATGTAATGGAGTTGGCTCCCGTGGTTGATTCAGTGGTCTCCCAATTTACAGCCGCTAAACTGGTTTACAAACTCATCGGCTATCAAACTCTGGCACAAAGGTGGTAG
- a CDS encoding uracil-DNA glycosylase, translating to MSHESSEQLSLFNQSGLTSSTPSDFQPELIPTDAKVPIPPGTYDSMESLADHCNGCQRCELAATRTHAVVGRGNVHAPIMIIGEAPGQNEDEQGLPFVGRAGQLLEKILAAVKLDSERDVYICNMNKCRPPGNRVPTPDEVAACKPYLLEQIRLVDPKIILLTGATAVKGLTGEKRGITKIRGTWMEWEGRLCMPIFHPAYLLRNPSREQGKPKWFMWQDIQAVRAKLNELQSENAV from the coding sequence ATGTCCCACGAGTCCTCAGAACAACTCAGTCTCTTTAACCAGTCAGGGCTGACATCTTCTACCCCCAGTGACTTCCAACCGGAGTTAATTCCGACGGATGCCAAGGTTCCGATTCCTCCTGGTACTTATGACTCCATGGAGTCTTTGGCAGATCATTGTAATGGTTGTCAACGCTGTGAATTAGCCGCCACTCGCACTCATGCTGTAGTGGGGCGGGGTAATGTTCATGCTCCGATTATGATCATTGGGGAAGCCCCCGGACAAAATGAAGACGAGCAAGGTTTACCGTTTGTCGGTAGAGCCGGACAATTGCTGGAGAAGATTCTCGCCGCCGTCAAACTGGATAGTGAACGGGATGTCTATATCTGTAACATGAATAAATGCCGCCCTCCTGGTAATCGAGTACCGACTCCTGACGAAGTTGCAGCTTGTAAACCCTATTTACTCGAACAAATTCGCTTAGTTGATCCCAAAATTATTCTGCTCACAGGCGCAACGGCGGTTAAGGGGTTAACGGGTGAAAAGCGCGGCATTACTAAGATTCGTGGCACTTGGATGGAATGGGAAGGACGACTGTGTATGCCAATCTTCCATCCTGCCTACCTATTGCGGAATCCGTCACGAGAGCAGGGTAAGCCAAAGTGGTTTATGTGGCAAGACATCCAGGCAGTGCGTGCCAAATTAAATGAACTGCAATCCGAAAATGCTGTTTAG
- a CDS encoding GAF domain-containing protein yields the protein MRKFLQIFKTIFRFTCQVLNSVIKWKDGLWFHHPFTLMWQKNRHSIPDNSPEINPPAMSNSNSHSQPVTDESTFSDRITMTNQANSGNHDWLARFQHHSKLLMAWVEPGNFALYYANHAFCRLTGIDAPTGNLQHQGIHLFDLFINVDAKTLEQLYRRHLLALILRDVYKINHSQWRFLDEPVIATLNNSPDSDPHCVQFWLRSQHLTVERINPELDEFSDIDFCQQPIRQIILNPIWEQRLNLENYRVRGQLLWEGLDVTHQETIRQLISLLIERDSLLRSEKFRLFDQKMRSLFRADQILLLRVKRQEVKLFTSENDQLIQTQVYTWDSLQGSHFQAAAQANQVWIVANLESHCQTECEQALFNQGTRSLLLIPLSVSAAEAEMPSQNLMGMVGLTSDQADNFDSLDINHACALIPALTAALRQAAQSQFNHIHPAVEWRFLEEAERRSWGLPPEPIVFTDVHPMYGISDIRGSSNERNRAIQADLLNQFNLAMAIVDAANQSQPLPLLQQLRLDLSAYIERLDKGVTVDEEVTAIKYLKNHLEIYFEYFQDCGDAAVDAVNAYKQECDNPHECIYTARDRYDRMIYEINEQLRQTWERWQVRMQQIIPHYCDHELTDGIDHMIYVGASINSQFTVFHLHCLRYEQLRAICDCARTCFEMRDRVDTPLQVTHLVLVQETTVDIFHDEQTEKIFDLRSSTRDTRYEIVKKRIDKALDATTQTRITQPGMLTIVYSSQTEWTEYQQYLRFLAREGWVDSHIESSTVEKLQGITGLKFARVRILPESEPSSSEE from the coding sequence ATGAGAAAATTCTTGCAAATTTTTAAGACTATATTTCGCTTCACTTGTCAAGTTTTAAATTCTGTGATCAAATGGAAAGACGGCTTGTGGTTTCATCACCCTTTTACCCTGATGTGGCAGAAAAACCGACACTCCATTCCCGACAATTCCCCGGAGATTAACCCGCCTGCGATGTCTAACTCTAATTCTCATTCTCAACCCGTAACGGATGAATCAACATTTAGCGATCGCATAACGATGACAAATCAGGCGAATTCGGGAAATCATGATTGGTTGGCGCGTTTTCAGCACCATAGCAAACTGTTGATGGCGTGGGTTGAGCCGGGGAACTTCGCTCTGTATTATGCCAATCATGCCTTTTGCCGCTTAACCGGGATTGATGCTCCCACGGGGAACTTACAACACCAGGGTATTCACCTATTTGATTTATTTATAAACGTTGATGCTAAAACCCTCGAACAGTTATATCGGCGTCATTTACTGGCGCTAATATTACGAGATGTATATAAAATTAATCATAGCCAATGGCGCTTTTTAGATGAACCTGTTATCGCGACTCTCAATAATTCTCCCGATTCTGACCCCCATTGTGTGCAATTTTGGCTGCGTTCTCAACATTTAACGGTTGAACGGATTAATCCAGAACTTGATGAATTTTCGGATATCGATTTCTGCCAACAACCGATTCGACAAATTATCCTTAATCCTATCTGGGAACAACGTTTAAATCTGGAGAATTATCGGGTTAGGGGTCAGCTTTTGTGGGAAGGATTAGATGTTACCCACCAAGAAACAATTCGACAACTGATTAGCCTACTAATTGAACGCGACTCCCTCTTGCGTTCCGAGAAGTTTCGCCTGTTCGATCAAAAAATGCGATCGCTGTTTCGCGCTGATCAGATTCTGCTGTTGCGGGTAAAGCGCCAAGAAGTGAAACTGTTTACCAGTGAAAATGATCAACTGATTCAAACCCAAGTCTATACCTGGGATTCTCTACAAGGTTCCCATTTCCAAGCCGCCGCCCAAGCGAATCAAGTTTGGATTGTCGCCAATTTAGAGAGTCATTGTCAAACGGAATGTGAGCAAGCCTTATTCAACCAAGGTACTCGTTCCCTCTTGCTGATTCCTCTATCGGTTTCGGCGGCTGAAGCCGAAATGCCTAGCCAAAATTTAATGGGAATGGTTGGGTTAACCAGTGATCAGGCGGATAATTTCGATTCCCTGGATATCAACCATGCTTGTGCCTTAATCCCCGCCTTAACCGCCGCCCTGCGTCAAGCGGCTCAAAGTCAATTTAATCATATCCATCCTGCTGTAGAATGGCGGTTTCTGGAAGAAGCGGAACGTCGCAGTTGGGGACTTCCCCCGGAACCGATTGTGTTTACCGATGTCCATCCCATGTATGGGATTTCCGATATTCGGGGTTCGTCGAATGAACGAAATCGGGCAATCCAAGCCGATTTACTCAACCAGTTTAATTTGGCAATGGCGATAGTGGATGCGGCGAATCAATCCCAACCGTTGCCTTTGTTGCAACAATTACGCCTAGATTTGTCAGCTTATATTGAACGGTTAGACAAGGGAGTGACGGTGGATGAAGAAGTGACAGCGATTAAGTACCTAAAGAATCATCTGGAAATTTATTTTGAATATTTCCAAGACTGTGGCGACGCAGCGGTTGACGCGGTAAACGCCTACAAACAAGAGTGCGACAATCCTCATGAATGTATCTATACTGCACGCGATCGCTATGATCGGATGATTTATGAGATTAACGAACAACTACGCCAAACCTGGGAACGGTGGCAAGTGCGGATGCAGCAGATTATCCCCCACTATTGTGATCACGAACTCACTGATGGCATTGATCACATGATCTATGTGGGGGCTTCGATTAACTCGCAGTTTACTGTATTCCATCTCCACTGTTTGCGCTACGAACAGCTACGGGCTATCTGTGACTGTGCGAGGACGTGTTTTGAAATGCGCGATCGCGTTGACACACCCTTACAAGTTACTCATCTAGTATTAGTTCAAGAAACCACGGTGGATATTTTCCACGACGAACAAACGGAAAAAATCTTCGATTTACGCAGTAGCACCCGTGACACCCGCTACGAAATCGTTAAAAAACGGATTGATAAAGCCCTCGACGCTACCACCCAAACTCGCATCACCCAACCGGGGATGCTGACGATTGTCTATTCCAGCCAAACGGAGTGGACAGAATATCAACAATACTTACGCTTCCTCGCCCGTGAAGGTTGGGTTGATTCCCATATCGAATCCAGCACGGTGGAAAAATTGCAAGGAATCACAGGACTCAAATTTGCCCGTGTCCGCATTCTGCCTGAATCTGAGCCATCTTCTTCAGAGGAGTAG
- a CDS encoding DMT family transporter — MPKKRHSWSKLQVWNREHQVVKTPKQPLPWQVGLVLVAGVLAVSSAAIFIRLANTAADLSGVGFSLFLSASRLTLASLLIVPAWRNLRSHQLSPGAFHYAVGAGICLALHFAAWITSLSFTSIAASTTLVTTNPIWVALLSWLWFKEKPSRLTLLGIGIAFIGGVLIALGDQQTVNVTSNPALGNSLALIGAVIVSLYLLLGREAQRRGLGIGSYIAIAYSTGALVLLPLPLIFGVGYLGYPRAVYLYVLLMAVLPQLVGHTSFNWAVRWVSPILVTLAILWEPVVSSFLGYLVFQELPGRFVLVGAAVLLGGVAIAVFGARATYVEDGGT; from the coding sequence ATGCCAAAAAAGCGTCACTCTTGGTCTAAACTCCAAGTATGGAATCGGGAGCATCAAGTTGTGAAAACGCCTAAGCAACCGTTACCGTGGCAGGTGGGACTGGTGTTAGTCGCTGGTGTCTTGGCAGTTTCCAGTGCCGCCATTTTTATTCGTTTAGCGAATACGGCGGCTGACTTGAGTGGCGTTGGATTTAGCCTGTTTCTGTCAGCTTCTCGCCTAACCCTGGCATCTTTATTAATAGTACCCGCTTGGCGAAACCTGCGATCGCATCAGCTTAGTCCCGGTGCTTTCCATTATGCTGTGGGGGCTGGGATTTGTCTTGCCCTACATTTTGCTGCCTGGATTACGTCTCTATCCTTCACGTCAATTGCCGCTTCTACGACTCTAGTCACCACTAACCCAATCTGGGTAGCTTTGCTATCTTGGCTATGGTTTAAGGAAAAACCTTCTCGGTTAACCCTACTGGGAATTGGTATTGCCTTTATCGGCGGTGTCCTCATTGCATTAGGGGATCAACAAACGGTTAACGTGACTTCTAATCCCGCCTTGGGAAATAGTCTCGCCTTAATTGGTGCTGTAATCGTCAGTTTGTATTTATTGTTAGGTCGAGAAGCACAGCGGCGTGGGTTGGGAATTGGTAGTTATATAGCCATCGCCTATAGCACTGGCGCACTGGTTTTATTGCCCCTACCCTTAATCTTTGGTGTTGGCTACCTTGGCTATCCGCGTGCCGTTTATCTTTATGTTTTGCTAATGGCAGTATTGCCTCAATTAGTCGGGCATACTAGCTTTAACTGGGCAGTGCGCTGGGTGTCTCCAATCTTGGTTACCCTAGCGATTTTATGGGAACCAGTTGTCTCTAGTTTTTTGGGGTATCTTGTTTTTCAGGAACTCCCCGGACGCTTTGTGTTAGTGGGTGCAGCCGTTCTATTAGGAGGCGTTGCGATCGCGGTTTTTGGCGCTAGGGCAACTTATGTTGAAGATGGGGGAACTTAA
- a CDS encoding alpha/beta fold hydrolase: protein MTFPSSTLPKRPERDTHIWTWRGFPIAYQVHGNSGPAVVMVHGFGASCGHWRKNLPVLAESCRCYAIDLIGFGASAKPMPGLDVEYTFETWGQQVIDFCREVVETPAFLVGNSIGCVVAMQAAVDCPDRVLGVTLINCSLRMLHDRKRVTLPWHRRIGAPMVQQLLGVKWVGQLFFRQLAKPQVVRKILLQAYRKSEAVTDELIDLLMKPAADVGAADVFIAFTRYSAGPLAEDLLPQLQCPTLILWGTDDPWEPIAEAKEWVNYPAVEQFVPLDGLGHCPQDEAPEVVNPILQDWILQHSV from the coding sequence ATGACCTTTCCCTCCTCCACCCTACCCAAACGCCCTGAACGCGACACTCACATCTGGACATGGCGGGGTTTTCCCATTGCCTATCAAGTCCACGGCAATTCTGGACCAGCGGTAGTGATGGTGCATGGCTTTGGTGCATCTTGTGGACATTGGCGTAAGAATTTACCTGTATTAGCAGAATCCTGTCGATGCTATGCCATTGACTTAATTGGTTTTGGAGCCTCTGCCAAACCGATGCCGGGACTTGACGTGGAGTATACCTTTGAAACTTGGGGACAACAAGTCATTGATTTTTGCCGGGAAGTCGTAGAGACTCCAGCGTTTTTGGTGGGGAATTCAATTGGCTGTGTTGTAGCGATGCAAGCGGCTGTGGATTGTCCAGATAGGGTATTGGGCGTTACCCTGATCAACTGTTCCCTGCGGATGCTGCACGATCGCAAACGAGTGACGTTACCTTGGCATCGTCGCATCGGCGCACCCATGGTACAACAGTTACTGGGAGTTAAGTGGGTGGGACAACTCTTTTTTCGTCAACTGGCGAAGCCACAGGTGGTGCGTAAAATTTTATTGCAAGCGTATCGCAAATCCGAGGCAGTGACTGATGAATTAATCGACTTGCTAATGAAACCGGCAGCTGATGTGGGTGCGGCTGATGTTTTTATCGCATTTACCCGCTATTCCGCAGGACCTCTAGCCGAAGACTTATTACCTCAGTTACAGTGTCCCACACTGATTTTGTGGGGAACTGATGATCCTTGGGAACCCATCGCGGAAGCAAAAGAATGGGTCAATTATCCCGCTGTGGAACAATTTGTCCCCTTAGACGGTTTAGGTCATTGTCCCCAAGATGAAGCCCCTGAGGTTGTTAATCCCATTTTGCAGGATTGGATTTTACAGCATTCGGTTTAG
- the pyrH gene encoding UMP kinase: MGMKYRRVLLKVSGEALMGKLSYGIDPGVVQDIAAEIAEVVASGIQMAIVVGGGNIFRGLKAAAGGMDRATGDYIGMIATVMNAMTLQDALEQMGIPTRVQTAIAMQEVAEPYIRRRAIRHLEKGRVVIFGAGSGNPFFTTDTTAALRAAEIDAEVIFKATKVDGIYDCDPQLNPQARRYHTLSYNYVLAQDLRVMDSTAIALCKENNIPIMVFDLTGRGNIRRAVQGESVGTIVGGFCEVS; this comes from the coding sequence ATGGGGATGAAATACCGACGGGTTTTACTAAAAGTGAGCGGTGAAGCCTTGATGGGCAAACTGAGCTACGGCATTGATCCAGGAGTCGTTCAGGACATCGCTGCTGAAATCGCCGAAGTCGTGGCAAGTGGCATCCAAATGGCAATCGTTGTCGGTGGTGGCAACATTTTTCGCGGTTTGAAAGCGGCTGCTGGCGGAATGGATCGGGCAACGGGTGATTATATTGGTATGATCGCCACAGTCATGAATGCCATGACTCTACAAGATGCTTTAGAGCAAATGGGAATACCTACCCGTGTGCAAACCGCGATCGCGATGCAAGAAGTGGCAGAACCCTATATCCGTCGCCGTGCCATTCGTCACCTAGAAAAAGGGCGAGTGGTCATTTTTGGCGCAGGTTCGGGGAATCCCTTTTTCACCACGGACACGACGGCAGCTTTACGAGCCGCCGAAATTGATGCGGAGGTGATCTTTAAAGCCACGAAAGTCGATGGGATTTATGATTGTGATCCTCAACTAAATCCCCAGGCTCGCCGTTATCATACGCTGTCCTATAACTATGTCCTCGCTCAAGATTTGCGGGTGATGGATAGTACCGCGATCGCTTTATGTAAGGAAAATAATATCCCAATTATGGTATTTGATTTGACAGGGCGGGGTAATATCCGCCGTGCTGTTCAAGGAGAATCTGTCGGAACAATTGTGGGAGGTTTTTGTGAAGTTAGCTGA
- a CDS encoding thioredoxin family protein: protein MSLKEKHGTPIGSYAPDFELLGTDKDVHHLSRYLEKWRGVVVIFLSNNCPDSAAYVDRLKQLQTRFREQGFILIGINSNDANQSPEDSFSQMQQFASSRGLNFPYLWDPTQDVAQGFGASKTPEAFVIDGQGVLRYRGQIDDNSQHPEAVNEAYVKNAIAALLAGKTISPQSTPTLGSPLVWRR, encoded by the coding sequence ATGAGTCTGAAGGAAAAACACGGCACACCCATTGGCAGTTATGCTCCCGATTTTGAGCTTTTAGGCACTGATAAGGATGTTCACCACCTATCCCGGTATCTAGAAAAGTGGCGAGGAGTGGTGGTAATTTTCTTGAGTAATAACTGTCCTGACTCTGCCGCTTATGTAGACAGACTCAAACAACTGCAAACCCGATTTCGGGAACAGGGATTTATCCTGATTGGCATTAACTCCAACGATGCTAACCAATCTCCCGAAGATAGTTTTAGTCAGATGCAGCAGTTTGCGAGTAGTAGAGGGTTGAATTTTCCTTACCTGTGGGACCCAACTCAGGACGTGGCACAAGGATTTGGCGCTTCAAAAACCCCAGAAGCCTTTGTGATTGATGGACAGGGAGTCTTGCGTTACAGGGGTCAAATTGACGATAATAGCCAACATCCCGAAGCTGTAAACGAAGCTTACGTCAAGAATGCGATCGCGGCTTTACTGGCTGGGAAAACTATCTCACCCCAATCCACTCCCACCTTGGGTAGTCCCCTAGTATGGCGTCGTTAG